One genomic window of Candidatus Kuenenia stuttgartiensis includes the following:
- a CDS encoding HD domain-containing phosphohydrolase, with protein MKLRMQWILSGSVLLIALIGAALFVGVSYKSVLRELKHQIVQDNKTIANTIIKSFARYMLSELPRPRQIHLIQNICNEVIIPNKGFVCAVDGEGRVIAMPGLELKSNLNVNDGYFTRLNSPEKYRYQDFADNNIFEGVFYKGDAVTIVAMSMVDNTDIRLFVHQHFPELKTKLKSFVYTHVIIGVMVSVILGLATYIFAGFIIRRYERDLEMANIDLDQIDKHLSKANNERRLYFEVLCKSMQGIIITDTAGKMVFVNPAIEKVYGFSQDEMIGENVNIINPDRSVYGDLGISEKGYEVFFKELWDSLANPEIAFWEGELPNRSKEGSLVWVHLIINGIFDIKGNIINYIWFPLDVTDRTKDEVNIRMDVYRAIADIAEMRDDESEKHVIRVGMYSRRIAEHLDMPKKYCEDIELFSPLHDIGKMGIPDTILLDKKRLTKKKYEIMKNHTLLGYELLRGKPMLEMAAGIVYMHHEKFDGTGYPQGLAGEEIPLHAKIIALADAYDALRCRRPYKQAWTHEEAVKEIEACSGAHFDPVIVNAFLEIKHIFAEIAEEYKDEYSL; from the coding sequence ATGAAATTAAGGATGCAATGGATTTTGTCGGGTAGTGTTTTGTTAATAGCACTCATAGGTGCTGCGTTATTTGTAGGCGTGTCGTATAAATCTGTTTTACGCGAATTAAAGCATCAAATAGTGCAGGATAATAAAACCATAGCAAATACGATTATAAAATCTTTTGCCAGGTATATGTTATCTGAATTGCCCAGGCCAAGGCAGATCCACTTGATACAGAATATTTGCAATGAAGTTATAATCCCGAATAAAGGGTTTGTTTGTGCTGTGGATGGCGAAGGAAGAGTCATCGCAATGCCAGGTCTTGAACTGAAAAGCAATCTCAATGTAAATGACGGTTATTTTACAAGATTAAACAGTCCTGAAAAATACCGGTACCAGGATTTTGCCGATAATAATATCTTTGAAGGGGTCTTCTATAAAGGAGACGCCGTTACTATTGTTGCAATGTCTATGGTTGATAATACGGATATTCGTCTTTTTGTTCATCAGCACTTCCCGGAGTTAAAAACAAAATTGAAAAGCTTTGTCTATACTCATGTAATTATTGGCGTTATGGTATCGGTTATATTGGGATTGGCAACGTATATATTTGCAGGTTTTATTATTAGAAGATATGAACGTGATTTGGAAATGGCAAATATCGATTTAGATCAGATTGATAAACATCTATCGAAGGCAAATAATGAACGCAGGCTTTATTTTGAAGTGCTATGCAAGTCAATGCAAGGCATAATAATAACTGATACGGCGGGGAAGATGGTATTTGTTAATCCGGCTATTGAAAAGGTATACGGGTTTTCGCAGGATGAAATGATAGGGGAAAATGTCAATATTATTAATCCTGACCGTTCAGTCTATGGTGATTTGGGTATTTCAGAAAAAGGGTATGAAGTGTTTTTTAAAGAACTATGGGATTCCCTTGCGAATCCCGAAATTGCGTTTTGGGAAGGAGAACTGCCAAACAGATCAAAAGAGGGTTCTCTTGTCTGGGTACATTTGATAATTAATGGCATTTTTGATATAAAAGGCAACATTATCAACTATATTTGGTTTCCACTCGATGTAACGGACAGAACAAAAGATGAGGTGAATATCCGCATGGATGTTTACCGTGCTATAGCTGACATTGCTGAAATGAGGGACGACGAGTCGGAAAAGCATGTAATACGTGTTGGTATGTATTCACGGAGAATCGCAGAACATCTTGATATGCCGAAAAAATATTGTGAAGATATCGAACTGTTTTCTCCACTGCACGATATTGGAAAAATGGGGATTCCTGATACAATATTGCTTGATAAAAAAAGATTAACTAAAAAAAAGTATGAAATAATGAAAAATCACACACTTTTGGGGTATGAATTGTTAAGGGGAAAACCAATGCTGGAAATGGCGGCGGGCATAGTTTATATGCATCATGAAAAATTTGATGGCACTGGATATCCGCAAGGATTAGCCGGAGAGGAGATTCCATTGCACGCAAAGATTATCGCCCTTGCGGATGCATACGACGCCTTGCGATGCAGGCGTCCCTACAAACAGGCATGGACGCATGAAGAAGCGGTAAAAGAGATTGAAGCGTGTTCCGGCGCTCACTTTGATCCGGTTATCGTGAATGCATTTTTAGAGATTAAGCATATATTTGCTGAAATTGCAGAAGAGTATAAGGATGAGTATAGTTTGTAG
- a CDS encoding TIGR01212 family radical SAM protein (This family includes YhcC from E. coli K-12, an uncharacterized radical SAM protein.), translated as MSVLKTQTDYSYKYRFFSFGEYLKQQFPFKVHKIALHAGFTCPNRDGRSGVGGCTYCANESFSPNVRKPSLSITEQIRKGKSFQKQRYGAEKFIAYFQSFTNTYADFHTLKACYEEALSDSDVVGLSIGTRPDCVNEDILNLINSYTEKYHVWIEYGLQSIHEETLKRINRGHDYKSFVEAINLTKKTCINICVHVILGLPFETDDDMMKTADAVAEMGIQGIKLHHLYVAKNTALAEEYFKGNVTTLDIHEYVRLAADFLERIPPDVTIQRLVGDTHGNFLISPVWKAGKSSITTMITQELEKRGAYQGSLCDASTIINSSQKPNLNESRLHIIGF; from the coding sequence ATGTCTGTTTTAAAGACTCAAACGGATTATTCGTATAAATATCGATTTTTCTCTTTTGGCGAATATCTAAAACAACAGTTTCCTTTCAAAGTGCATAAAATAGCGCTTCATGCGGGTTTTACCTGCCCAAATCGGGATGGGCGGTCCGGAGTGGGCGGATGTACGTATTGCGCGAATGAAAGTTTTAGTCCAAATGTAAGGAAACCTTCTTTATCGATAACGGAACAGATTAGAAAAGGGAAATCGTTTCAAAAACAAAGGTATGGCGCTGAAAAATTTATCGCCTACTTTCAATCGTTTACCAACACGTATGCTGATTTTCATACACTAAAAGCATGCTATGAAGAGGCATTGTCAGACAGTGATGTAGTTGGCCTTTCCATTGGTACCAGGCCTGATTGCGTTAATGAGGACATTTTAAATCTTATCAATAGCTACACGGAAAAATATCATGTATGGATTGAATACGGGCTTCAATCCATACATGAAGAAACTTTGAAGCGCATTAACAGAGGGCACGATTATAAATCTTTTGTTGAAGCAATAAACCTTACAAAAAAAACTTGCATAAATATATGCGTTCATGTTATCTTGGGACTCCCCTTCGAGACTGACGATGATATGATGAAGACCGCGGATGCGGTTGCGGAGATGGGTATACAGGGGATCAAATTGCATCATCTGTATGTGGCAAAGAATACCGCATTGGCTGAAGAATATTTTAAAGGGAATGTGACAACCCTGGATATTCATGAATATGTGCGGCTGGCTGCAGATTTTCTGGAACGTATACCTCCGGATGTTACGATACAAAGATTAGTAGGTGATACTCATGGCAACTTCCTTATATCTCCCGTGTGGAAAGCCGGTAAGTCGAGCATCACAACAATGATTACACAGGAGTTGGAAAAAAGAGGTGCGTATCAGGGGAGTCTTTGTGACGCTTCAACGATAATAAACAGTAGTCAAAAACCAAATTTAAACGAATCAAGATTACATATCATAGGGTTTTAA
- a CDS encoding MgtC/SapB family protein, with product MCHILSILSGFETAIGKLLLAVILGGIIGWERETRGRPAGLRTHILVCVGVTLMMVVSENMFEKYKIYSDDSVIRIDPARIAAQVVTGIGFLGAGTIMRFKASVRGLTTAASLWVVAGIGLAIGSNCFIPALITTVIVFFTLFFVPFFEKNVRRDKYQTLKLCIAGTQSCLEVILEILRKNSMEMQHYGFERDLVKDEILYDISVRFKESISVSKVSEEFVRSIKEIRKLGWE from the coding sequence ATGTGTCATATTTTAAGCATATTGAGTGGATTTGAAACTGCCATTGGAAAACTCCTGCTGGCGGTTATTTTAGGAGGAATTATCGGATGGGAAAGAGAAACAAGGGGTAGGCCGGCAGGATTACGAACACACATCCTGGTATGTGTTGGTGTGACGTTAATGATGGTGGTTTCGGAAAACATGTTTGAAAAATATAAAATATATTCTGATGATTCGGTCATTAGGATTGATCCTGCCAGGATAGCGGCTCAGGTAGTGACTGGTATTGGGTTCTTAGGGGCAGGAACAATTATGAGATTTAAGGCATCGGTGAGGGGATTGACTACTGCGGCATCCTTATGGGTGGTCGCCGGCATTGGATTGGCGATAGGGAGTAATTGTTTTATCCCTGCGCTGATTACAACGGTGATAGTGTTCTTCACATTATTCTTTGTGCCTTTTTTCGAAAAGAACGTAAGGCGGGATAAATATCAGACATTAAAATTGTGTATCGCGGGCACGCAATCGTGCCTGGAAGTGATTTTGGAAATATTGAGAAAAAATTCAATGGAAATGCAACATTATGGATTCGAAAGAGACCTGGTAAAAGATGAAATTTTGTATGATATTAGTGTGAGATTTAAGGAGAGTATTTCGGTTTCAAAAGTGTCTGAGGAGTTTGTTCGATCTATTAAAGAAATAAGAAAACTTGGTTGGGAATAA
- a CDS encoding tetratricopeptide repeat protein — protein MIKNLVWPFYRPIIMAVLVSLGICGCSKVDMPDEVISSYQKAIRINPGLAEAHFNLAIAYNSRTMLDEAISALVKAVEINPKYKEAYLQLGLLYMEKEMWDNAKATLSSSLQLDTDSFLAHEKLGDVYRVQGEYSEAVSEYKNALKINPKAVETMYNLGVVYVNNDQTEEAIQTLLDAVGINPNYTDAHFFLGQIYLNNGLPDNALNAFSKVTEINPRHALAHYHLGLTFYEKGNVDGAVASYKKSIEIDAKNPQVHYSLGIVYSDEKLFDNAIEEFRTVVKLDPDNADAHYRLGLAYANKRTLVKAVSSVQKAASAHYNIKNPYSDKRALDEAITSLQMAIEINPYNPEIYFDLGNAYSQDRRLDEAARALEETIRIDPNFAKAHYGLALIYERKGMKEEAQMEYSEYKRLIHNCLD, from the coding sequence ATGATAAAGAATCTAGTATGGCCATTTTACAGACCGATAATAATGGCAGTATTAGTTTCTCTTGGCATATGCGGGTGTTCAAAGGTGGATATGCCTGATGAAGTAATTAGTTCTTACCAAAAAGCGATTCGCATTAATCCCGGGCTGGCAGAGGCGCATTTTAATCTTGCAATTGCATATAATAGCCGGACAATGCTGGACGAAGCGATTTCAGCACTTGTAAAAGCGGTTGAAATAAATCCTAAATATAAAGAAGCATATCTTCAGTTAGGGTTGCTTTATATGGAAAAAGAAATGTGGGATAATGCGAAAGCCACCCTTAGTTCTTCACTGCAATTAGATACCGATAGTTTCCTGGCGCATGAGAAACTTGGGGATGTGTACCGTGTGCAGGGGGAATATTCCGAGGCTGTTTCTGAATACAAAAACGCCCTGAAAATAAATCCAAAAGCCGTTGAAACAATGTACAATCTTGGTGTTGTTTATGTAAATAACGATCAAACTGAAGAAGCAATTCAAACTCTGTTAGATGCTGTTGGGATAAATCCTAATTATACCGATGCCCATTTTTTTCTGGGGCAAATATATCTGAATAACGGACTTCCTGATAACGCGTTGAATGCGTTTAGCAAAGTTACAGAGATAAATCCCAGGCACGCACTGGCACATTATCATCTTGGTTTGACATTTTATGAAAAGGGAAACGTTGATGGGGCTGTGGCTTCTTACAAAAAGTCGATAGAAATCGATGCTAAGAATCCACAGGTGCACTATAGCCTGGGAATTGTATATTCTGATGAAAAATTATTTGATAATGCGATTGAAGAATTTCGAACTGTTGTAAAACTTGACCCCGATAATGCCGACGCTCATTACAGGCTGGGTTTGGCATACGCAAATAAACGAACACTTGTTAAAGCCGTTTCTTCAGTTCAAAAAGCGGCTTCAGCACATTATAATATAAAAAACCCTTATTCAGATAAGAGGGCATTAGATGAAGCGATTACTTCATTACAGATGGCGATCGAAATAAATCCATACAATCCTGAAATATACTTTGACCTGGGGAATGCATATTCACAAGACAGGAGATTGGACGAGGCTGCCAGAGCGCTTGAAGAGACGATTCGCATTGACCCCAATTTTGCAAAAGCACATTATGGTTTAGCCCTTATATACGAACGAAAAGGGATGAAAGAAGAAGCGCAAATGGAATATTCGGAATATAAGAGATTGATACATAATTGCTTGGATTAA